A portion of the Glycine max cultivar Williams 82 chromosome 10, Glycine_max_v4.0, whole genome shotgun sequence genome contains these proteins:
- the LOC106794732 gene encoding uncharacterized mitochondrial protein AtMg00810-like produces MRIDSFIVQQNFTKCTIEHGVYVRNIDSGEFLIICLYVDDLLVIGSSKKDMRVFKGRIMEEFEMSDLAELSYFLGIEFVSTSKGIFMHQKKYAEEILKRFNMMECNSMITPTETGIKLQIDGDEKEVDPTLYKQIVGSLRYICNTRLDIAYCVGLISRFMEKPKTPHFLAAKRILRYVKGTLDLGILYPYSQKNIEGEVIGYSDSDWCGDKDDRKSTTGLSSFMAGSFNGRTELERLQSYEVVD; encoded by the exons ATGAGAATTGATAGCTTCATAGTCCAGCAGAATTTCACCAAGTGCACTATTGAGCATGGAGTTTATGTTAGAAACATAGATTCTGGTGAGTTTTTGATAATATGTCTTTATGTAGATGATTTACTAGTGATTGGCAGTAGTAAAAAAGATATGAGAGTGTTCAAAGGAAGAATAATGGAAGAATTTGAAATGTCTGATCTTGCTGAGTTATCATACTTCCTGGGTATTGAATTTGTTTCCACTAGCAAAGggattttcatgcatcaaaagaaGTATGCAGAAGAAATTTTGAAGAGGTTCAATATGATGGAGTGCAATTCTATGATCACACCAACTGAAACTGGAATTAAGCTGCAAATAGATGGGGATGAGAAAGAAGTTGATCCTACCTTGTACAAGCAAATTGTAGGCTCACTGAGGTACATATGTAACACCAGGCTTGACATTGCTTATTGTGTTGGGTTGATAAGCAGGTTTATGGAGAAACCAAAGACACCTCACTTCCTAGCAGCAAAGAGGATTCTAAGGTATGTGAAAGGAACATTGGATCTTGGCATTTTATATCCTTACAGTCAGAAGAATATAGAAGGAGAAGTTATTGGTTATAGTGATTCAGATTGGTGTGGTGATAAGGATGATAGGAAAAGCACTACTGG CTTGTCAAGCTTTATGGCTGGAAGCTTTAATGGAAGAACTGAACTTGAGAGATTGCAGTCCTATGAGGTTGTTGATTGA
- the LOC102661311 gene encoding uncharacterized protein, with translation MATTNSEEDSVNLWYLDTCCSNHMTGHREWFVNIDDKVKSKIKFADNSFVTAKGIGKVMIQRKDGQHSFINDVLYVPNMKNNLLSLGKLLEKGYSIQMEDSQLKMFDSNKRLILKASLSRNKTFKIGIQIAEFQCLAASISDESWM, from the coding sequence ATGGCAACTACAAACTCAGAAGAAGACAGTGTTAATCTGTGGTATCTTGACACATGTTGTTCCAATCACATGACTGGACATAGAGAGTGGTTTGTAAACATTGATGATAAGGTAAAGAGCAAGATCAAGTTTGCAGATAACAGTTTTGTAACTGCAAAAGGCATTGGAAAGGTGATGATTCAGAGGAAGGATGGACAACACTCATTTATCAATGATGTGCTATATGTTCCCAATATGAAGAATAATTTACTGAGTTTGGGAAAGTTGTTAGAAAAGGGCTACTCAATACAGATGGAGGATAGTCAACTGAAGATGTTTGATAGCAATAAGAGGTTGATTCTAAAGGCCTCTTTGTCAAGAAACAAAACATTCAAGATTGGAATTCAGATTGCAGAATTTCAATGCTTGGCTGCTTCTATAAGTGATGAAAGCTGGATGTGA